The nucleotide sequence GGTGTCTTCCTCGAGCGTGCCATCGCCGTCACCGTTAGTGGTCGTTGTCTGCCTCGACGCTGCTTTGAAAGGGTTTTGAGTGGCTTTTCCTTGAACGGTTCAGAAAATCCTAACCTCCATTACGCTGCCATCTATCTCATTGTCGCCACCTTTCGCGCTCAAGATCGCAACTAGGTTCGTCGTTGTGTTAGCCAGCTCGCCATTCCTCGCTAGTTCGCTGTTCTGGTCGTCGTGCTGCTCGCCCCTCTCTCTCGCGGTTCTGCTCGCTTCTCTGTCGCAGTTCTGCTCGCGGTGCTGCTCGAAGGTTAGTTCTCTCTCCCTCACTCACATAAACCATAAGCTGCCATCCATTACCAACTTCTGAAgtattttcctttttatcttcCATGAAATATTTTCATAAAGGGTCCAAGAAATCAAAGCCAAAATCCAATTTTTGCAGCTGTAAAATTCCACCTGCTAAATTCGAATCTCTGTTTCTTAAGAAATCAGTCCTGTTCAGTACATAGAAGTGATCAGGTACATAGTTTGAATtacttttcttcacttttttttaataatttgggTTTTCTTCCATTTCAATTCTTAGTATCTGTGTTGAGTCTTGAACtgcttttttttaaggaaaaaaatatCTGGTGTGAAtctgatatttttttaaagatatttgagCATTAGTTttctctgaatttgatttttttaccaaattaTGGAAATTAGATGAACAGTTTGATACAAAGGAAACTGAATGATAAACTTTGAAAGTTTCGGTCTCATTAATGCTCTATTCTGTTTGGCATTACTCTGTTTCAGAATTTTTTCTAGTCTTTCATTATTTTAGTCTCTCATTCAATTtgaaagaaacataaaaaagtgtttttttttaattactatgtttttatttgaTTCTACTTTTTTCTCATCATATTGATGTTGCACTGAATTCTCAGTGATGGACACTTAAAAGGAAAAATATGTTGGCATGGTAAACAGGGGATGTTGAATTACGATATTTTAATTCTTGATTGGCAACCGATTTTGGCTGGAATTTGTGTTAGTGATAATAGAAGCAGAAAGAGAATACCTTCAAACTTTGAGAATAGATTTCTACTTCAATGGCTGGTGCCAGTGAAAGGTGGATTGATCGTCTTCAGTTTTCCTCATTGTTCTGGCCACCCACTTTAGATGAACAACAGCGAAAGGTACCATCTTAATAATTATTACTCCACCTAGTAATTGAATTGTTCATTAGACACTATTAATACCGAATTATAATTGTCTCAATATGTGACTCACACTACTGTTTTGTGGTTAAATTTAATCTTAGCAATTCTTATCTGATTGAGAAACAGTTGTGATTGGCTTGTTTGTTGTATATATAACTATATAGCTCttaattctatggattaattGGTTGTTGGAGAAATACTAGGTGTTAATTCTAGATGTTTTACATTAGATTATTTTGGGAGTGAAGTGTTTATGGGTTGACTTTAGCTTTGTAGAGTGCATGGCTGTAAAAGCATAGCTAGAGAATAAATTGAGATATGGATTATGAACATCAATTTCCATAACTGATGCATGAGTTACAGTGTCACAAAATGGTTACGTTTTTGCAAAATGTCAGAAAATTCAATGATGCACATACATATTTTCTTGGAAAATTGTAATGGAAACCTGTGTTTTATTTTGTCACATGATGACTTATTAGGATTGTGTGTTCTGCTGACACAGATTTATGGTAAAGATGAATGGTCATTTAGATTCTGGGAGCAAGGTACTGGAGTTTTTAGTTGCCCTTCTGGAAAAAATCCAATGTACACTCTCTATTTAGATTTCAgttattttgtcacttttatgcCAAATAATTTATCCTAGCTTCATGTTCTAGCatttgttattaattaatatagTTTGATACAAGTATATAGTTGAACCTTAGTTGTATTTTACTTAATACACTCTCTGTGCTTTTCCTTCTTTTGTCATTGTCCTTTCTCTTTTTTAATCTGTTACTTGGCCAGACAATGACTCAATGGGAACAATGAAAGATAGAAAGAAAGAATACTTTTATGAAGAAAGGTAAGTTGGATATTTTACACGAGGTAAGTGTCATCTGTCATGTTAAAATTAGAAGTGTTATGCTGACGGATACAGAGGAGGTAGATGTAATTTCCACTAACATTTATGAATGACTAACATTCCCATTCTATTTACTTCTATTGTAAGTCGTCTATTTTTCTCCTTCTACACTCTTCTGGTTCTTGGTGTTCTTTGGCTAATATAAGAAGgctttcaaaaagaaaaagaatgaattCTCTCCATTTTTGttccttaattctttttgtttcttCAGGATGAGTTTTTGGATCCGGCAGTGAAAGAAATCCTCAATTGTTCTTCAATCGTGTGAAATCGCAGTCGGTGAAGCACGTTATTTTAACTTCTTCAATTGCTGCTGTTACATTTAATGGAAGGCTTCTGACTCCTAAAGCAGTAGTTGATGACACCTGGTTTTTTGATCACGAACTTCGTAAGGAGTCGAAGGTATGTGCCATGTCCCTACAATTGTTATCATATTCGCCTAATTAGGCCAAATTAGTAGGAGTGGAATTAGCTTTATGTGTtgctaatttaattttgattcatatgaataagCTCAATCCCTTGTAAATTTGAGACTTTGGTACCACCAATTTTGTTTctcattttccttttttttcagtCATGCTACTGGTATGTGCTTTCAAAGACATTGGCTGAAAATGCTGCTTGgaaatttgcaaaaaaaaaaaaaaaaaaaaattaacccaGCAATGGTGATTGGACCTCTTCTGCAACCAGTACTTAACACAAGTGCTGCTGGTGTTTTGAATGTAACTAATggtaatttttaaaattctatttcTGCATGTggaaatgaaaattgaaatagTAAATGATAAAAGTACAATATATAATGTGTAAGTCTATAAAGTTTATCTTTCTCTTATGATGTGTTTGTCAATGTGATATTGATTCAAGTGTCTTGATGTGTGGTTCAGGAGAAGAAGCCTTATTCCGATAAAGTTGCTAAGCTTAAAGCAGAATATGAGAAGGCTATGGAAAGTTATAATGCTGCTGAAGCAGGAGGAGAAAAGGGAGAAGGAGAGCATGAAGAGGGCTAATAAGGAGTAAAGTCTACTGGTTGCTATACACAAGAGCTTAATTGTTTCTAGTGTAGTGTTGAAAATGTTTGTATGCACTTTACTGGGGGGGAGGGGTTTATCATTTAGATGTTAGTACTGTTCAAATGCCTTTGCGCTGTAAAATCTTTGTGTTGGCCTCTTGGAATATTCTTCAAAGGCACTTGGTTTATACTTATTTCATTGTTCTCTACCTCTCCCCAATAGATGTGTTTGATTACTTTTATGATCTATCTATGGCAACAAAGCAGAATTGTATTATTGgcttattctttcttttttttaaaataaattttttgatgACCGATCCAATTAACTTATTATAAATTCTGGGTTCGGTTGGttaagcgtagccatatcttccTCTTCAACCACCACATTTATTATGTAgtcatattttttttctattggcAAGCTTTAAAAGCATAGCCATATCTTCTCCTATCGGCACGTTTCAAAAGCATAGCCATATCTTCACCTATCGGCACGTTTTTAAAGGGTAGCCAAAGCCAAACTAATgggcacgcttttaaagtgtagTTATAGGTTAACACCTATGGACACAttttaagcgtggcaagagaTATAAGCGTGGCGAaaaaaaagcgtgccgatagatccacaaaagcgtgacaatagagcaaccggcacgctggcggatgtgaccctttcaaaagcgtaccgatagctcaaaaagcgtggcaaaaagctattggcacgctttttaGCACTTTTCGGCATGCTTCAAAAGCATGGaagaaagcttattttcttgtagtgtctcaGCAANNNNNNNNNNNNNNNNNNNNNNNNNNNNNNNNNNNNNNNNNNNNNNNNNNNNNNNNNNNNNNNNNNNNNNNNNNNNNNNNNNNNNNNNNNNNNNNNNNNNNNNNNNNNNNNNNNNNNNNNNGTTGAAAAAAATTGAGACAATAGTGGCAGCAACGAACAACAGCAGCGGCAACGATGTGATGGCAATAAAAGAGCTCTCTCTTCTATCTCCTTTTATGACTTTCATTTTTAGCGGGGATGGTTTCAGCCGCAACTTGTAAGATtccgaatttttaaaaattaaataataagttacttacgatttattatatctatttaagATTATATTTTCAGAGATTCGTATATATAATTtggtgatgtgcggaaaacgatccgacacaaaactcaccggcaagtgcaccgggtcacatcaagtaataataactcacgggagtgaggtcgatcccacagggattgaaggattgagcaattttagtttagtggttaatttagtcaagcgaatcaaaatttggttgagagatttttgatttgcagaatttaaattgcatggaaagtaaagcgAATgagtaatttgcatgaaattaaagagaactgaaatttaaagtgctgaatcttaaagagcaagaaattaaagagcagaaacttagaacgcaagaaatgtaaattgcagaatcttagagtgcaagaaatgtaaatggcttgaattgtagagggaattgggaattggatttgcaggaatttaacaaggaaaagtaaaattcaatcaCACAGAAGAGTGGAAGATgccttgggttgaatcggatctaaaacagaaatataaaagagcttgaaaagcagtaaatagagaaattgaaaatggaaatccagatctcaggactcaagagactagataaccaagtctagatctcaatgccttcctagatccaacaagagcaattgcaaaggaaatgaagaaatgtaaattgcagagaaagtagaagaagaagcaattaacagaaactgaaattcaattgtgcggaaaattaaacaagatcccaagatgagattgaaacagaatttcttcaattcaccacccaagatccgaagcaagaaaagtaaagagtattcaagcaagaacaaggaagaagagagatcaattctcctcccctaattctcttgaattcaaacaacaatccaaaatgtaaaggtgagctctctacaaaactatctaatcaaaaccgaaaagaaaagctctccgaaaactccctacgaaaactaaagaaaagctccccgaaaacttaaatcctaagctatttatacactttcttcaaatggtcttcaagctttgaattgggcctttgctcttgatggaattgggttgatagaggccttggttgattgctcttggagttggagagagaaccgaagtgaaccgggttgggaattataaaatcttgagtaaaagtttgaggcaaacttttactcaaactttttacatcagctgccccattcttgctgctaccaacgtttgagccaaagtttggggtcaaacttttgctcaaacgttggcccccttatgcacactcatggcgccaacgtttgccaaaaagtttgaggcaaatgttggctcaagcttttctcccaaaagtttgagctaaagtttgaggcaaacttttgctcaaactttttgttctctcttgctcctagccattccttcttgcttcaacctttctccaagctttcttcacctatcatcaatcaaccaaacacatcaaagctatgctcaaaattatgagtttatcattctttcataatatgtggcaattatagcataaatcctcatgaaattgcattaattcatctatggttgattaaatcaaaggaaacatggaaatctacccaattggcttgcttatggctcaagaaagtgcataaatcaattgaaaacaaaagaaaaaaagctagtgaaactaggctaagatgacttgtcatcacaacaccaaacttaaagcttgcttgtccccaagcaagaaatgaattattgagaagaaagaatgaaatagaagatgatgttcatgctagcagagtattattggtagttcatggggttttatgtggatatgtaaacactcacttcttattgactcttaggcctagaaagtcttcttcaagcatcaagcaacacactgctatgacctctcattattcctttatccttggctattattttgttcatgagctttatttgagtgtcatgtgtaacaagttcattgatttctttatacttgacacattattcactatagacacttggctcacattccttcttaaaatattgatgcccagcacctctttgggttactaaatgccttgtagttaggttgctcttgatagtggactttcagctgatgatcccgggttagttaacccaagtcaccaagtgttgatgcactccaaagagcttaataatccaagcagatcctagtacaaagacacgacaggcatatattctaaggttcaagctattggtgtctagcttcgtttctttttgttttt is from Arachis ipaensis cultivar K30076 chromosome B01, Araip1.1, whole genome shotgun sequence and encodes:
- the LOC110265914 gene encoding uncharacterized protein LOC110265914; this translates as MITTNSLLTLKFTFQTLKGAVSFIFSSLFSFIFLNPTFVVHPSSSFSFIFSNHLHHCPSSHPAFIAFIVTFIIHYGVFLERAIAVTKILTSITLPSISLSPPFALKIATRFVVVLASSPFLASSLFWSSCCSPLSLAVLLASLSQFCSRCCSKGPRNQSQNPIFAAVKFHLLNSNLCFLRNQSCSVHRSDQGMLNYDILILDWQPILAGICVSDNRSRKRIPSNFENRFLLQWLVPVKGGLIVFSFPHCSGHPL
- the LOC107606705 gene encoding uncharacterized protein LOC107606705 (The sequence of the model RefSeq protein was modified relative to this genomic sequence to represent the inferred CDS: added 66 bases not found in genome assembly) codes for the protein MDAAEPPLNKDASPWELIMSLMSVKHVILTSSIAAVTFNGRLLTPKAVVDDTWFFDHELRKESKEKKPYSDKVAKLKAEYEKAMESYNAAEAGGEKGEGEHEEG